The following are from one region of the Stigmatella ashevillena genome:
- a CDS encoding non-ribosomal peptide synthetase codes for MTSARIVPTLPFRVTSLVDLVRARAERTPDQTLYLFLEEGGWDEQRITFGEFDRRARAIASRLQALGAQGERAVLLFAPGADYISAFFGCLYAGVVAVPAYPPDPTRLGRSLPRLQAIAADAGARYVLTTSFIASMAESVFELAPDMRAMHWLATDELEHPDPDAWRDLGIGSEGLAFLQYTSGSTGTPKGVRLNHGNLLHNLELIARAFETSEASKGVIWLPPYHDMGLIGGLLQPLYRGFPAVMMSPLDFLSRPLRWLQAISRHGGTVSGGPNFAFDLCVRKTTPEERAELDLSTWKVAFSGAEPIRPETLDRFCEAFAGTGFRREAFYPCYGLAEATLLVSGSQPGQPPLLAGFDAKALERGQVEPRREGGRDLVSCGKVREGLDVLIVDPEHRTRCAPGRVGEVWVAGGSVAEGYWGKTAETERQFQARLTDGSGPYLRTGDLGFFQGTELFISARLKDLLIIRGRNHYPQDIEYTVERSHPALRPGCCAAFSVEVEGEERLVVVQEVDSRKEPNLEEVGAAIRRAVQEAHELHVHVAVLLKPGRIPKTTSGKIQRHASRQGFLDGSLEELGRSQILPGSSQQAAAEVEAEQVLAATGAERTALLTAHLQTLLSRALGTPGAFLDPDRPVHELGLDSLMALDVAHALERGLGIRLSLQALLEDISPRQLAERLAATPPVPAPSAPAPEAGLRTVSHGQESLWFLHQVNPESAAYNLFSAVRIRSTVDAEALRAAFEALSRRHPVLRTIYPARDGMPAAQVLDGPVDFERIEAQGLTEEALKTLVADEAHRPFDLGRGPIFRVRLYTRTAGESVLLLAVHHIAADLWSLVVLLSELRQLYPAAREQRALELPVVSASYADHVLWQEAFLAGAEGERQRAYWRERLAGELPVLSLPMEGTRPAVVGPAGAAHRFLLDPKLTSALKALAREEGTTLFTVLLAAFQVLLSRLSGQREVLVGSPVAGRSLARFGSVVGYFVNPLVLRADLSGAPTFREFLGQLRHTVLGALEHPDVPFDQLVKELKAHRDASRSPLVQAMFVLEKPHSRTEASIAGFVLGDEGAEADLGGLRLSAFPIVTRTAPFELSLRMAEVGEGLSGALEYSTELYAGSKMEEMVRQLMGVLAQVVAQPGERVGKLALVSNEERLKLLKRGLGEPGKYPGEASIGQVFEQVVARAPQAVAVTGSGRKQTYAELNRRAEQVARRLKAAGVGPEQVVGLLMERSVELVEAMVGVVKAGCTYLALDPKLPGERLEYMLKDSGTRVVVTQAEWKGLAAGEGRSVVVLEEGAPPEEGAWTPGEVNAQAVAYVMYTSGSTGRPKGVAVTHQGVVRLVRESNYAAFSPEDVFLHWNTMMFDASTFEVWGALLNGARLVVSPPGLPSLADVTRLIAEQGVNTVLATAALFQQLVDHQLEGLRPLKHLLAGGDAMPPVQAKRLLDTLPQTRLINAYGPTENAVITTCHTLQPGYDARSRVPLGVPLDGTDVYVLDEEMQPVPEGVVGELYTGGDGLARGYVGRPELTAEKFVPNPHGKQPGQRLYRTGDLARWRGDGSLEFVGRADTQVKVRGFRIEIGEVEAALESHEEVKGAAVVVQGEGAEGKRLVGFVVWAGGKKVEVGEVREYLEKRLPEYMVPSLLVAVEKLPLTGNGKVDRKALLAQVSGQAAGAGSNYEAPRDETEQKLAKLWEELLGRGRIGIHDDFFEAGGHSLLATRLVARVQETFGVTLPIRTLFESRTVATLARALSRPDQAAAAPRSEIKRISRDSHRIKLSQLKPSSGSKTGGDSQS; via the coding sequence ATGACCTCCGCTCGAATTGTCCCGACCTTGCCGTTCCGCGTCACCTCATTGGTGGATCTCGTCCGAGCCCGTGCCGAGCGGACTCCTGATCAGACGCTCTACCTCTTTCTGGAAGAGGGAGGTTGGGACGAGCAGCGCATCACCTTTGGGGAGTTCGATCGGCGGGCGCGTGCGATTGCCAGCCGTCTTCAAGCACTGGGCGCACAGGGTGAGCGGGCGGTGCTCTTGTTCGCGCCAGGCGCGGACTACATCAGCGCATTCTTCGGGTGTCTCTACGCGGGAGTGGTCGCCGTGCCGGCCTATCCCCCGGACCCCACACGCCTGGGCCGCAGCCTGCCGCGCCTTCAGGCCATCGCCGCGGACGCCGGCGCCCGGTATGTCCTCACCACCTCCTTCATCGCCTCCATGGCCGAGTCCGTGTTCGAGCTCGCGCCGGACATGCGCGCCATGCACTGGCTGGCCACGGATGAGCTGGAGCACCCGGATCCGGACGCGTGGCGGGACCTGGGGATCGGCTCCGAAGGGCTGGCGTTCCTGCAATACACCTCCGGCTCGACGGGGACGCCCAAGGGGGTGCGGCTGAACCACGGGAACCTGCTCCACAACCTGGAGCTGATCGCCCGCGCCTTCGAGACTTCGGAAGCGTCGAAGGGCGTCATCTGGCTGCCGCCGTACCATGACATGGGGCTGATCGGTGGCCTGCTGCAGCCGCTCTACCGGGGCTTCCCGGCGGTGATGATGTCCCCGCTGGACTTCCTGTCCCGCCCGCTGCGCTGGTTGCAGGCCATCTCGCGCCACGGCGGGACGGTGAGCGGCGGACCCAACTTCGCGTTCGATCTGTGCGTGCGCAAGACGACGCCCGAGGAGCGCGCCGAGCTGGACCTCAGCACTTGGAAGGTGGCGTTCAGCGGCGCGGAGCCCATCCGTCCGGAGACGCTGGACCGCTTCTGCGAGGCCTTCGCGGGGACGGGCTTCCGGCGCGAGGCCTTCTACCCCTGCTACGGGCTGGCGGAGGCAACGCTGCTGGTCTCGGGAAGCCAGCCGGGCCAGCCGCCCTTGCTCGCGGGCTTCGACGCCAAGGCGCTGGAGCGCGGACAGGTGGAGCCCCGGAGAGAAGGGGGCCGGGACCTGGTGAGCTGCGGCAAGGTGCGCGAGGGGCTGGACGTGCTCATCGTGGATCCCGAGCACCGCACCCGCTGTGCGCCGGGCCGGGTCGGAGAGGTCTGGGTCGCGGGCGGGAGCGTGGCGGAGGGTTACTGGGGCAAGACCGCGGAGACGGAGCGTCAATTCCAGGCCCGGTTGACCGATGGGAGTGGCCCCTACCTGCGCACGGGGGACTTGGGTTTCTTCCAGGGGACCGAGCTGTTCATCTCCGCGCGGTTGAAGGACCTGCTCATCATCCGTGGCCGCAACCACTACCCCCAGGACATCGAATACACGGTGGAGCGCAGCCATCCGGCGCTGCGCCCCGGGTGCTGCGCGGCCTTCTCGGTGGAGGTGGAGGGCGAAGAGCGGTTGGTGGTGGTGCAGGAGGTGGACTCGCGCAAGGAGCCCAACCTGGAAGAGGTGGGCGCCGCCATCCGCCGGGCGGTGCAGGAGGCCCATGAACTGCACGTGCATGTCGCGGTGCTGCTGAAGCCCGGCCGCATTCCCAAGACGACGAGCGGGAAGATCCAGCGCCACGCGTCGCGCCAGGGGTTCCTGGACGGCTCGCTGGAAGAGCTGGGCCGCAGCCAGATCCTCCCGGGCTCCTCCCAGCAAGCGGCGGCCGAGGTCGAAGCGGAGCAGGTGCTCGCCGCCACGGGGGCCGAGCGCACCGCGCTGCTGACCGCGCACCTTCAGACCTTGTTGTCCCGGGCGCTCGGAACCCCGGGGGCCTTCTTGGATCCCGATCGTCCCGTGCATGAGCTGGGGCTCGATTCGCTCATGGCCTTGGACGTGGCCCACGCGCTGGAGCGAGGGCTGGGCATTCGGCTGTCCTTGCAGGCGCTGCTCGAGGACATCTCGCCGCGCCAGCTCGCCGAGCGGCTCGCGGCCACCCCCCCAGTCCCCGCGCCTTCGGCCCCCGCGCCCGAGGCAGGCCTTCGCACGGTGTCCCATGGCCAAGAGTCGCTCTGGTTCTTGCACCAGGTGAACCCCGAGAGCGCCGCCTACAACCTCTTCAGCGCGGTGCGCATCCGCTCCACCGTGGATGCCGAGGCGCTGCGCGCCGCCTTCGAAGCGCTCTCCCGGCGCCACCCGGTGCTGAGAACCATCTACCCGGCGCGCGACGGCATGCCTGCGGCGCAGGTGCTGGATGGGCCGGTGGACTTCGAGCGCATCGAGGCGCAGGGGCTGACCGAGGAGGCGCTGAAGACGCTCGTCGCGGACGAGGCGCACCGGCCGTTTGATCTCGGCCGTGGACCGATCTTCCGGGTACGGCTGTACACGCGCACGGCGGGGGAGAGCGTGCTGCTGCTCGCGGTGCACCACATCGCCGCGGACCTGTGGTCCCTGGTGGTGTTGCTGTCCGAACTGCGCCAGCTCTATCCTGCGGCCCGGGAGCAGCGCGCGCTGGAGCTGCCGGTGGTGTCGGCGAGCTACGCAGACCATGTCCTCTGGCAAGAGGCGTTTCTGGCGGGCGCGGAAGGGGAGCGTCAGCGGGCCTATTGGCGCGAGCGGCTCGCGGGAGAGCTTCCGGTGCTCTCGTTGCCGATGGAGGGCACCCGTCCCGCCGTGGTGGGCCCGGCTGGGGCGGCTCACCGCTTCCTCTTGGACCCGAAGCTCACGTCCGCGCTGAAGGCGCTGGCGCGGGAGGAGGGCACGACGCTCTTCACGGTCCTGCTCGCCGCGTTCCAGGTGCTGCTGTCCCGGTTGAGCGGGCAACGCGAGGTGCTGGTGGGCAGCCCGGTGGCGGGCCGATCCCTGGCGCGATTTGGCTCCGTGGTGGGCTACTTCGTCAACCCGCTGGTGCTGCGCGCGGATCTCTCGGGCGCGCCCACCTTCCGCGAGTTTCTGGGCCAGCTTCGCCACACGGTGTTGGGAGCCCTGGAGCATCCGGACGTGCCCTTCGATCAGCTCGTGAAGGAGCTGAAGGCGCACCGGGACGCGAGCCGCTCGCCGCTCGTCCAAGCGATGTTCGTGCTGGAGAAGCCCCACTCGCGCACGGAGGCCTCGATCGCGGGCTTCGTGCTGGGAGATGAAGGCGCCGAGGCGGATCTCGGCGGGCTGCGTCTGAGTGCCTTCCCGATCGTGACGCGGACCGCTCCGTTCGAGCTGAGCCTGCGGATGGCGGAGGTGGGCGAGGGCCTCTCGGGCGCGCTCGAGTACAGCACGGAGTTGTACGCCGGCTCGAAGATGGAGGAGATGGTCCGGCAGTTGATGGGGGTGTTGGCGCAGGTGGTGGCCCAGCCCGGGGAGCGGGTGGGCAAGCTGGCCCTGGTGAGCAACGAAGAGCGGCTGAAGCTGCTGAAGCGCGGCCTCGGCGAGCCAGGAAAGTATCCGGGCGAGGCGAGCATCGGGCAGGTGTTCGAACAGGTGGTGGCCCGGGCGCCGCAAGCGGTGGCGGTGACGGGGAGCGGCAGGAAGCAGACCTACGCGGAGCTGAACCGCCGGGCGGAGCAGGTGGCGCGCCGGTTGAAGGCGGCGGGCGTGGGGCCGGAGCAGGTGGTGGGGCTGTTGATGGAGCGGTCGGTGGAGCTGGTGGAGGCGATGGTGGGGGTGGTGAAGGCCGGATGCACCTATCTGGCGTTGGATCCGAAGCTGCCGGGAGAGCGGCTGGAGTACATGCTGAAGGACTCGGGCACGCGGGTGGTGGTGACGCAGGCCGAATGGAAGGGGTTGGCGGCGGGCGAAGGACGGAGCGTGGTGGTGCTGGAAGAGGGAGCACCCCCGGAGGAAGGTGCCTGGACGCCTGGGGAGGTGAACGCCCAGGCGGTGGCGTACGTGATGTACACGTCCGGCTCGACGGGGCGGCCCAAGGGCGTGGCCGTCACGCACCAGGGCGTGGTGCGTCTGGTGCGCGAGAGCAACTACGCGGCCTTCTCACCGGAGGACGTCTTCCTGCATTGGAACACGATGATGTTCGACGCCTCGACCTTCGAGGTCTGGGGCGCGCTGCTCAACGGAGCGCGGTTGGTGGTGAGCCCTCCAGGGCTGCCCTCGCTCGCGGACGTGACGCGGCTCATCGCCGAGCAGGGCGTCAACACGGTGCTGGCGACCGCGGCCCTCTTCCAGCAACTGGTGGATCACCAGTTGGAAGGGTTGCGTCCGCTCAAGCACCTGCTGGCGGGCGGGGATGCCATGCCGCCCGTGCAGGCGAAGCGGTTGCTCGACACGCTTCCCCAGACGCGGCTCATCAATGCCTACGGGCCCACGGAGAACGCGGTCATCACCACGTGCCACACGCTTCAGCCCGGGTATGACGCTCGCTCCAGGGTTCCACTGGGCGTGCCTCTGGATGGCACGGACGTGTACGTGCTGGACGAGGAGATGCAGCCGGTGCCAGAGGGGGTGGTGGGGGAGCTGTACACGGGAGGGGACGGACTGGCGCGAGGGTACGTGGGGAGGCCGGAGCTGACGGCGGAGAAGTTCGTGCCGAACCCGCACGGGAAGCAGCCGGGCCAGAGGCTGTACCGGACGGGAGACTTGGCGAGGTGGAGGGGAGACGGGAGCCTGGAGTTCGTGGGCAGAGCGGACACGCAGGTGAAGGTGAGGGGGTTCCGGATAGAGATAGGAGAGGTAGAGGCGGCGCTGGAGAGCCACGAGGAGGTGAAGGGAGCGGCGGTGGTGGTGCAGGGGGAGGGGGCGGAGGGAAAGAGGCTGGTGGGGTTCGTGGTGTGGGCCGGAGGAAAGAAGGTAGAAGTAGGGGAGGTGAGGGAGTACCTGGAGAAGAGGCTGCCGGAGTACATGGTGCCGAGCCTGTTGGTAGCGGTGGAGAAGCTGCCGCTGACGGGAAACGGGAAGGTGGACCGGAAGGCGCTGCTGGCGCAGGTGTCGGGGCAGGCAGCGGGGGCTGGCAGCAACTACGAGGCACCGAGGGACGAGACGGAGCAGAAGCTGGCGAAGCTGTGGGAGGAGTTGCTGGGGCGTGGGCGTATCGGCATCCACGACGACTTCTTCGAGGCCGGCGGCCACTCGCTCTTGGCCACGCGGCTGGTGGCGCGTGTGCAGGAGACCTTCGGGGTGACGCTGCCCATCCGGACCCTCTTCGAGTCGCGCACGGTGGCCACCCTGGCCCGAGCCCTGTCCCGCCCCGATCAGGCCGCGGCCGCGCCCCGCAGCGAGATCAAACGGATTTCAAGAGATTCACATCGCATCAAGCTGTCCCAGCTCAAACCTTCTTCCGGCTCCAAGACCGGCGGTGATTCACAGTCATGA